The following nucleotide sequence is from Anaerolineales bacterium.
TGGACCCGCGATTCCGCTTCCGCCAGCCTGCGAAAGACCGCCAGACTCCGTTCCCGGATCCGTGCCGTAAAGCCGCCGCGGAGGATGATCTCCTCGATGTCCCGCAGATGGCGGTGGGGCTGCTTCTCCTCCACCGGAACGTCGACGAAGAGACCGCGCAGGCCGGACTTTTCCGCCTCGCGGACCTCCAGCCGGTACCCGCCCAGGTTCAATTTATGCAATTCAGCCTTAAGCGAATCCGGCGCGACGCCGCAATCCATCAGCGCGCCGAGCGCCATGTTGCCGCTGATGCCGGAATAACAATCGAAGTAGGCGATTGTCTTCATATTTCTGCGTTCCTTTATGATGCGGAAGCTACCCGGGCGGCCGACAAACAGCCCCGCCGTGATTAATCCGCCAGAATCAGAACCCGCTGTTTGGTTTTGTCCATCACCAACACCACCTCGATCAGCACCCATTCGCCCGCGCGCTTGCGGGCCGTGATGTACACCACGCCGGACCCCTTCGGTCCGGAGACGGGAACCGAGAGTTCCGCGGTTCCGGTGGCGCCCGTCTCGGAGACTTCGCCGCTGACGAACCATCCCGCTTCGATGGGCTCGCCCAAGAGCTCTTGCGCCCGGGTGTTTTCTTGAACCAAGGCCAAGCCTTCCTGATACGCGGGATGGGATTTCATCAGCCCGAAGACGCCGAAGAAGCCCGCCGTTCCGCAGCCCACGCACGACAGCGCCAAAACCAGCACCACGGCCAGCACGCTGACCGGGATCAACCAGATGACGTTCCGGGAAAGCCAGCCTTTTTTCGGGGTTGTGGTTTCCATTCTTGCCTCCCTTTTTTGGTATTCGTTCGATACCGAATGCCGGGGATGTCTCGAAGGATCACCTTGAAAGCATCCGCACCAACGCCGGAATGAGGAAAAGGCCCGCCAGGCAGGCCGCGGCCACCGCGGCTAAAACCAGATTGGCGTAGCCGAGCAACAGACCGGCCACCGCCAGTCCATCACCCCTCAGCCGCCCCGCCGATCGCGCAATCCGTGTCCTCGCCATATGTCCCAAGAGGACCGCCGGGACAGCGAAGAAAACCGGAGCCGCAACCCAACTCAGGATGCCGAACACCAGGCTGGTCCAGGCCAGAGAGCTTTCCTTTTCCAGCGGTTCTTCCGGCGGAAGATACGACCGCCCTTCCAGCGACTCGCTCACGATCCAGCCTTCTCCTCAACCGGCTTCCCATTCGGCGCGGGTCACCGGATGGCAGTCCATCTGCAGCCATTCCCAAAAGGCGGCGCAATCCCCGTTCAGGGTGTATTGTACTTTCTGAACGAAGCCGAATTGGAACACCGTGCTGTTCATCTGCGAGAGCAGCATCCGGCTTCCGGCGCTGGTCGAGGCGTTTGGAATCAGGGCCGGCCATCCGGCGACGTCCACGGTGAATTCTCCGTCCCCGGCGGATACCGCGACGACCGTTCCGGCCGTCTCGGCCGAAAACCAGGAGGTCATCCCCGCGGCCTGCTCGGCCCCGGTCGGCCCCTTGACCAGCTCCTTAAGCGTCGAATGCAGCAGGACGGCTTCGTTGGCCGACTCCGGCACGCTCCGCTCCACCGGAACGGGCGTCATGTTCTCGTCGGCGGCCATTGTGTAATACACCCAAACGGCCGTCATCGCCGCGGTGGAAGTCGGCGTGGCGGCCGGCAGGCCGGTTTCGACCGGCGCGGCCGGCTGTCCGGGAGAGGGCGTGGCGGTTCTCGCGCACGCCAATCCGCCCGCGGCAAGGACCATAAGGATGAGAACGCGACGCTTCATGCCGGTCTCCCGGAAAACCACGGTGCTAAATCCACCCGAAAACGGCATAACTCAGATCAATATCGTCCCTATCATACGCCACGCCGGTGAAATACAACGATCCGTCGCCGTTGAAGACCGCGGATTCACCGGTCATCCAATACTCCGAATAGGCGCCGCTCAACACCGGGACGGGGTCGCCGAATCCTTCCTCCGCGGTCCCATGCAGGGTATGCATGCCGTTCTCGTCCCACAACGCAATCCATAGGATTCCCCGGTCGGATTCGCCGAGAAAGATATCCTCGTTAAAAAATGCGTACTTCCGGTCAAACGGAAGTTCCAGCCGGATCCACTCCGCAGACGGCGGATGGTGCAGGAGAATCAGCTTATTTAATTCCGTCCAGGCCAGGTACAGCGTGCCGTCCCGCCCCAGGAAGAATTTCGGCTCCCCTCCATGGCCGCGGAAAATTTCCGCCGGGGCGGACCACGTTTGGCCCCGATCCATGGATTCCGAGATCATCATCGGGGCGGCGGAAACGGTGTCGTCGTCCATCCAGAATAACAAGTAATATGTCCCGGCTCCGTCGTGCGCCAGACGCACGCCGGATATATCCCCTATCCCGCGGAATACCGGCTTTCCGTTGAAGTGCAGGATACCATAAGATCCTTCCAGGGTGATGTAGGCCGTCACGATCCGGGGCGGATCCAGAAACAGCGAGAGGCTGTGATTTATCAAATCCGCATATCCGTCGACATTGGACGTCATCCAGCCGCCCCCCACCCTGCAGTTCAATCCGAGTACGGCGGTGTCCGCATCTTCGTAGTAGGTGAAGCAGGGGCGGCCCTGGTCGTCCATCAGAAAGAACGGATCAAAATTCAACTCCGAATTTTCGATCCGCTCCTCGGCGTCCCACGACCCGTCCGTCCGACGCCGCCGCAGCAGATAATCATACGAGCGGTAATCGCCGTCGCCGTACTCTTCCTGCCAGAACAGGTAGACGGTCCCTTCCCTGTCGACCAGCACCTGGGTGTATTGAATCAGCGCCCCGTCTTCCCGTGACAGCCGGACGAATTGCATTTCGCCCTCGCCCCATGGAAATGCCGGCGGTTCGTCCTGCGGTCCGAACGCCGGATCCTTCGGCGGCGTGCCAAGGAATGAGGTCCAACAGGCGATTCCGGCGGCGGCGCATACCGCCCCCATGAGCGCGGTTCTGCGGAAACGGAAACGCATGGTTTTCCTATCCCCCCTTTCGGCCGTCAGGCCAGGTTGGCGGCTTCCTTGGCGAACTCTTCCACCTGCGCGGATTGGGCCCGAATCTGCCGGACGATCTGCGGCGCCTCTTTCGCCGCCTGCGCGCCGCCCAAGGCTTGCAGGCGCGCGATGTCTGCGAGCAGGGCGTCCATCGTGGTGATCATGCTCGCCAGCTGGGCCTCCACGCGGTTGAGCAGGGTTTCCACCTTCTTCAGCTTCTTGATCCGATCCTCGACGGCCTGCAGGGCCTCCTGCTTCTCCCGCTTCACCAGCGGATCGCTCTCGGTTTCCAGGCCGAGTTTGAGCAGGGCCCGCTCGCCCTCCAGGTCGGTGTTCATCTTCGAGACCTTGAGGAAATTTTCGGGGCCGGTCATTTGCCGGCAGAGGTTATACACCCGTTTGGTCAGCAGCTCGATTTCCGCCTGAACCGGATCGAGTGCCGTTTTCGTCCGTCCGCTGGCGCTCATCAGCGAATTGAAGATCCGCATCTGCGAGCGTACGACCTTGGAATACTGCTCCTGGAACCGCGCCGACAGCGTTCCC
It contains:
- a CDS encoding cytochrome c oxidase assembly factor 1 family protein, with product METTTPKKGWLSRNVIWLIPVSVLAVVLVLALSCVGCGTAGFFGVFGLMKSHPAYQEGLALVQENTRAQELLGEPIEAGWFVSGEVSETGATGTAELSVPVSGPKGSGVVYITARKRAGEWVLIEVVLVMDKTKQRVLILAD
- a CDS encoding DUF4190 domain-containing protein: MSESLEGRSYLPPEEPLEKESSLAWTSLVFGILSWVAAPVFFAVPAVLLGHMARTRIARSAGRLRGDGLAVAGLLLGYANLVLAAVAAACLAGLFLIPALVRMLSR
- a CDS encoding GerMN domain-containing protein; this translates as MKRRVLILMVLAAGGLACARTATPSPGQPAAPVETGLPAATPTSTAAMTAVWVYYTMAADENMTPVPVERSVPESANEAVLLHSTLKELVKGPTGAEQAAGMTSWFSAETAGTVVAVSAGDGEFTVDVAGWPALIPNASTSAGSRMLLSQMNSTVFQFGFVQKVQYTLNGDCAAFWEWLQMDCHPVTRAEWEAG